One window of the Hypanus sabinus isolate sHypSab1 chromosome 13, sHypSab1.hap1, whole genome shotgun sequence genome contains the following:
- the LOC132404072 gene encoding RNA-binding protein EWS-like codes for MASTDYSTYTQAAAQQGYGTYAAQPTQAYGQTTQAYAQQSYGAYTQPTDTTYTQAQTTAAYGQTAYATAYGQPQTGYSAPIAPQAYSQPVQAYSTTGYDSTGTPQATYGQQPTYGQQPTYAAYGQHTATTVAPTRAQDTTKQDDYSQPSTGYAQSNVGYSQTNYGYPQMSVHGTYPLQPPSAPPSFPPTSYSSTTQPTAYDQSSYSQQASYGQQGSSYAPPPPPTGGYSQQQPPTGFGQQSSYGQQTDYSQQSQYSSYRQEQPSTNSMSGYGQDQSSYGTSNSSSENRSRSRGSYDQGSRGSSYSRGGRSGRGGMGGVDRGGFSKPGVPAVEETPEPEPVTAAEPPPPPPAPAPVPTPTSTATSAPQDSVENDTIYVQGLGENITPERLLDFFKQTGAIKNNKRTGQPMINIFIDKETGKPKGEATVSYDDPPAAKAAVEWFDGKEFDANPIKVTMAKKKPPPQPLPQLQQPPPPLSFNNMRGNVPLRDGRGGGLPRGGGENLHYRPGPMGRGGGGGGFGGRGGPRGRGGPSGGNTQQRAGDWRCPNPTCGNSNFAWRTECNQCKAPKPDGPLPPPFPPGDRGRGGPMMRGGRGMDRGGFRGGRGGDHRGGFRGGRGADRGGFRGGRGMLGGPPMGELMGFRGGRGGPGKLDRKGDRRQDRRERPY; via the exons ATGGCGTCGACGG ATTATAGTACCTATACTCAAGCTGCTGCACAGCAAGG GTATGGAACCTATGCAGCTCAGCCTACTCAAGCATATGGACAGACAACCCAA GCATATGCACAGCAGAGTTATGGAGCCTATACTCAGCCTACTGATACAACATATACTCAAGCACAAACAACTGCAGCATATGGGCAGACAGCATATGCCACTGCATATGGGCAACCCCAGACTG GTTATAGCGCACCAATTGCACCTCAGGCTTATAGCCAGCCTGTGCAGGCTTACAGTACAACTGGATATGACAGCACTGGTACTCCCCAAGCTACGTACGGTCAACAGCCAACCTATGGTCAGCAACCCACTTATGCTGCATATGGGCAACACACAGCAACAACGGTTGCCCCAACTAG AGCACAAGATACAACCAAGCAAGATGATTACAGCCAACCAAGTACTGGTTATGCTCAATCTAATGTAGGATACAGCCAGACGAATTATGGATACCCTCAAATGAGTGTTCATGGAACTTATCCTCTTCAACCTCCCAGTGCTCCCCCATCTTTTCCTCCTACAAG TTACagtagcaccactcagccaactGCCTATGATCAGAGCTCTTACAGCCAGCAGGCAAGTTATGGACAACAGGGGAGTAGCTatgcaccaccaccacccccaactGGAGGATACAGCCAACAGCAACCACCTACAGGGTTTGGTCAGCAGTCTAGCTATGGACAGCAAACAGACTATAGCCAACAAAGCCAGTACA GTTCCTATAGGCAGGAGCAACCATCTACTAATAGCATGAGTGGGTATGGACAAGACCAGAGTAGCTACGGAACCTCAAACAGTAGCTCTGAAAACCGTAGCAGAAGTCGTGGAAGCTATGATCAAGGAAGCAGAGGAAGTAGTTACAGTAGAGGTGGTCGGAGTGGACGAGGTGGCATGGG CGGTGTCGACCGGGGTGGCTTCAGTAAGCCTGGTG TACCAGCTGTAGAAGAAACTCCAGAGCCTGAACCAG TTACAGCAGCTgaacctccaccaccaccaccagctccgGCTCCAGTTCCAACCCCAACCTCGACTGCGACTTCAGCcccacaggacagtgtggagaatGATACTATTTATGTGCAAGGTTTGGGGGAAAATATAACTCCAGAAAGACTTTTGGATTTCTTCAAGCAAACCGGTGCTATAAAG AACAACAAACGAACTGGACAGCCTATGATCAACATATTCATTGACAAAGAGACTGGAAAACCCAAAGGTGAAGCTACTGTGTCATACGATGACCCTCCTGCTGCAAAGGCTGCTGTGGAATGGTTTGATG GCAAAGAATTTGACGCAAACCCAATCAAGGTTACTATGGCCAAAAAGAAGCCCCCGCCACAGCCCTTACCTCAGCTGCAGCAGCCGCCACCACCTCTCTCTTTTAACAATATGCGAGGTAATGTTCCCCTCCGtgatggtagaggtggtgggCTTCCTAGAGGAGGAGGTGAGAATCTACATTACAGACCAG GACCTATGGGCCGTGGCGGAGGCGGAGGAGGATTTGGTGGCCGAGGTGGCCCACGTGGCCGTGGTGGGCCTTCTGGGGGAAATACACAGCAAAGAGCTGGTGACTGGCGATGTCCTAACCC AACTTGTGGAAATTCTAACTTTGCTTGGCGGACTGAATGTAACCAGTGTAAGGCTCCAAAGCCAGATGGCCCTCTCCCACCACCATTCCCTCCAG GTGATCGTGGTCGAGGTGGCCCCATGATGCGTGGTGGCCGTGGTATGGACCGTGGGGGTTTTAGGGGAGGACGAGGTGGAGACCACCGTGGGGGCTTCCGAGGAGGCCGTGGTGCTGATCGAGGTGGCTTTAGAGGTGGAAGAGGAATGCTTGGAGGACCCCCAATGGGAGAATTAATGGGTTTCAGAGGTGGACGCGGTGGACCAGGAAAATTGGATAGGAA GGGTGATCGTCGCCAGGACCGTCGGGAGAGACCATATTGA